A stretch of Fluviicola sp. DNA encodes these proteins:
- a CDS encoding biopolymer transporter ExbD has product MAIKRKKRFHAGVESSSMSDIMFFLLLFFLIISTLANPNVIKVPLPDAKETDTKVGSHLTLTVTSDKKYYLDKDEVAPQDLEVRLLQETKLRKDETVVLRPAYDLDVQELIDLLQLGLKHQLKFVIATKAG; this is encoded by the coding sequence ATGGCAATAAAACGCAAAAAACGCTTTCATGCGGGAGTAGAATCCTCCTCCATGAGTGATATCATGTTCTTCTTGCTTTTGTTCTTCCTCATTATCTCAACATTGGCAAACCCGAACGTGATCAAAGTTCCGCTGCCGGATGCAAAAGAAACGGATACGAAAGTGGGATCACATCTGACTTTGACTGTAACCAGTGATAAAAAGTATTACCTGGATAAAGACGAAGTAGCGCCACAGGATCTGGAAGTACGCTTATTACAGGAAACAAAATTGCGAAAAGATGAAACCGTAGTGCTTCGTCCTGCGTATGACCTGGATGTTCAGGAATTGATAGACTTATTGCAGCTTGGATTGAAACACCAATTGAAGTTTGTAATTGCTACCAAAGCCGGATAG
- a CDS encoding MotA/TolQ/ExbB proton channel family protein — MRKAAIFTILFLATPLLSLAQIVKDSVPEAEEKAAKAGEKITALEFVMKGGVFIIPIIILLFYTLYVVIERYRYIKRMSVYNSNLLNDIRMNLEKGNIQDALNTVQRDQSAYGSVVAEGIQTIGRPVSEIESNMDKVANIEIGKMEKGMGTLGLVAGIAPTFGFIGTIAGVIKIFYNISISENVSIGNISGGLYEKMISSGAGLVVGIIAYSAYHILNAMIDSYALKIQSTNLGFINIIQRPGKWQ, encoded by the coding sequence TCCGTTGTTGAGCTTGGCGCAAATCGTTAAAGACAGCGTACCGGAGGCTGAAGAAAAAGCAGCAAAAGCAGGTGAAAAAATCACGGCATTGGAGTTCGTAATGAAAGGTGGTGTGTTCATCATTCCCATCATCATTTTGTTGTTCTACACCCTGTATGTGGTGATTGAGCGCTACCGCTACATCAAACGCATGTCTGTATACAATTCCAATTTGTTGAATGATATCCGGATGAATTTGGAGAAAGGAAATATCCAGGATGCATTGAATACCGTGCAGCGCGACCAAAGTGCTTACGGTTCTGTTGTTGCAGAAGGTATCCAAACAATCGGAAGGCCGGTTTCCGAGATCGAGTCCAATATGGATAAGGTTGCCAATATCGAGATCGGTAAAATGGAAAAAGGAATGGGAACGCTAGGATTGGTTGCGGGTATCGCTCCAACTTTCGGGTTCATCGGTACCATTGCGGGGGTAATTAAGATCTTCTACAACATTTCCATTTCTGAAAACGTAAGTATCGGTAACATCTCCGGTGGTTTATATGAAAAAATGATTAGTTCCGGTGCCGGATTGGTCGTAGGTATCATTGCCTACTCCGCATATCACATCCTGAATGCGATGATCGACAGCTATGCCCTGAAAATCCAGTCAACGAACTTAGGATTTATTAATATCATTCAACGTCCCGGAAAATGGCAATAA